Proteins encoded in a region of the Leifsonia sp. PS1209 genome:
- the mraY gene encoding phospho-N-acetylmuramoyl-pentapeptide-transferase: MRALLTSGALSMAFTLFLTPVFIRLFRRLQWGQFIRDDGPQSHHAKRGTATMGGIVVILGTLFGYFVALLLTGDGTSVSALLVLFLMVGLGVVGFIDDFLKTRRERSLGLTGWAKVAGQVVVATVWAFLAIMFPNGNGDTPATMSVSLIRDLPIDFMSITKFGAIGVIVGYGLYLIWINFIVAATSNGVNVTDGLDGLASGASILAIGAYIIIGFWQSIQSCSNIKLDPANVAKCYDVRDPFDLAIVATAIVGAVVGFLWWNTSPAQIFLGDTGSLALGGAVAALAILSRTELLLVLIGGLFVIEAGSVIVQRAYFKLTHGKRIFLMSPIHHHFELKGWAEVTVVVRFWIIGGLLVAAGVGSFYLEWLAT; encoded by the coding sequence GTGAGAGCTCTGCTGACATCCGGTGCGCTGTCGATGGCGTTCACCCTGTTCCTCACACCCGTCTTCATCCGGTTGTTCCGCCGCCTGCAGTGGGGCCAGTTCATCCGCGACGACGGGCCGCAGAGCCACCACGCCAAGCGCGGCACCGCCACGATGGGCGGCATCGTCGTCATCCTCGGCACGCTGTTCGGCTACTTCGTCGCCCTGCTGCTGACCGGCGACGGCACGAGTGTGTCTGCACTGCTGGTGCTGTTCCTCATGGTGGGCCTCGGCGTCGTCGGCTTCATCGACGACTTCCTCAAGACCAGACGTGAGCGCAGCCTCGGCCTCACCGGCTGGGCCAAGGTCGCCGGCCAGGTGGTCGTCGCGACCGTGTGGGCGTTCCTCGCGATCATGTTCCCGAACGGCAATGGGGATACCCCGGCAACGATGAGCGTCTCGCTCATCCGCGACCTGCCGATCGACTTCATGTCGATCACCAAGTTCGGCGCCATCGGCGTGATCGTCGGCTACGGGCTGTACCTGATCTGGATCAACTTCATCGTGGCGGCCACGTCCAACGGCGTGAACGTCACGGACGGTCTCGACGGGCTGGCGTCCGGCGCATCCATCCTCGCCATCGGCGCGTACATCATCATCGGCTTCTGGCAGTCGATCCAGTCCTGCTCCAACATCAAGCTCGATCCGGCGAACGTCGCCAAGTGCTACGACGTGCGCGATCCGTTCGACCTGGCGATCGTCGCGACGGCCATCGTCGGCGCCGTCGTCGGGTTCCTCTGGTGGAACACGTCGCCTGCGCAGATCTTCCTCGGCGACACCGGATCCCTGGCCCTCGGCGGTGCCGTCGCCGCGCTTGCGATCCTCAGCCGCACGGAGCTGCTGCTGGTCCTCATCGGCGGCCTGTTCGTCATCGAGGCCGGTTCGGTGATCGTGCAGCGCGCGTACTTCAAACTCACCCACGGCAAACGCATCTTCCTGATGAGCCCGATCCACCATCACTTCGAACTGAAGGGATGGGCGGAGGTGACGGTCGTCGTCCGGTTCTGGATCATCGGCGGCCTGCTCGTCGCGGCCGGGGTCGGAAGCTTCTACCTCGAATGGCTGGCGACGTGA
- the sepF gene encoding cell division protein SepF: MSNPLKKTMVYLGLADEELEYDEQAQEQPQRQQAPQQHPAPVAPVPHPAPVAPVAGRAPVTPLRKSSTARNVSVQEMNEILTVHPRQYRDAQAIAESFREGIPVIINLSQMSEGDARRLIDFASGLSQGLYGKIERVTPKVFLLSPSHVVVSGEHGGQDAEVDASFFAQA; encoded by the coding sequence ATGTCCAACCCGCTGAAGAAGACGATGGTCTACCTCGGCCTCGCCGACGAAGAGCTCGAGTACGACGAGCAGGCTCAGGAGCAGCCGCAGCGCCAGCAGGCGCCGCAGCAGCACCCGGCCCCCGTCGCGCCCGTCCCCCACCCTGCACCGGTCGCTCCCGTGGCCGGTCGCGCTCCGGTGACCCCGCTGCGCAAATCGTCCACCGCACGGAATGTTTCGGTACAGGAAATGAACGAGATCCTCACGGTCCACCCCCGCCAGTACCGCGACGCCCAGGCGATCGCCGAATCCTTCCGCGAAGGCATCCCGGTGATCATCAACCTGTCGCAGATGAGCGAAGGAGACGCGCGCCGCCTGATCGACTTCGCCAGCGGCCTCTCGCAGGGCCTCTACGGCAAGATCGAGCGCGTGACGCCGAAGGTCTTCCTGCTGTCCCCGTCGCACGTCGTCGTCTCCGGCGAGCACGGCGGCCAGGACGCGGAGGTCGACGCCTCCTTCTTCGCCCAGGCCTGA
- a CDS encoding YggT family protein — MFVLAIVATVAYYLLLIYFFVLWARFVLDLVRTFSRGWRPRGFGLVLAESAYVVTDPPIKFFRRIIPPLSMGPIAIDFGWSLTMLVVIIGLYVTVGLT; from the coding sequence GTGTTTGTCCTCGCGATCGTCGCCACTGTGGCGTACTACCTGCTCCTGATCTATTTCTTCGTGCTCTGGGCGCGCTTCGTGCTCGACCTGGTGCGCACCTTCAGCAGGGGATGGCGCCCCCGCGGCTTCGGCCTGGTGCTCGCGGAGTCCGCATACGTCGTGACGGACCCGCCGATCAAGTTCTTCCGCAGGATCATTCCGCCGCTGTCGATGGGGCCGATCGCGATCGATTTCGGCTGGAGCCTCACCATGCTGGTGGTCATCATCGGCCTGTACGTGACTGTCGGACTTACCTGA
- the murD gene encoding UDP-N-acetylmuramoyl-L-alanine--D-glutamate ligase produces the protein MAGDVTDLDDRLAALNSWHADWRGLRVAVYGLGVTGFSVADTLAELGAEVLVVTAKADDERAMLLEVIGAELLEESDLSAPPARLTEFDPELVIASPGFHPDHPLLAWADGRGTQIWGDVELAWRLRDKVGAPADWIAVTGTNGKTTTVQLTATMLVAGGYRAAPCGNIGIPVLDAIRDPQGFDVLVVELSSYQLHWVNRNAGGELSPYSAACLNIADDHLDWHGSLDAYKAAKAKVYQNAQVACVYNKADLATREMVEEAEVIDGARAIGFGLDVPGPSDFGIVDGILCDRAFLEDRFTTAIELTTLDELREAGLAAPHVVANILAASALARSYGVEPIAIRDVLSAFRLDAHRIELVRIEAGVHWVDDSKATNPHAADASLRAYESVVWVAGGLLKGVDIDELVRAHVGRLRAVVLIGVDRDALRSAFARHAPGLPVYEVDADETDDVMPTAVRLAGGVAQAGDTVLLAPAAASMDQFSDYAERGRRFQAAVNEFFGGEAGDQSASHPGEA, from the coding sequence ATGGCTGGCGACGTGACAGACCTCGACGACCGCCTGGCGGCCCTGAACAGCTGGCACGCGGACTGGCGCGGCCTCCGCGTCGCCGTGTACGGCCTCGGCGTGACCGGCTTCTCGGTGGCGGACACCCTGGCGGAGCTGGGCGCAGAGGTGCTCGTGGTCACGGCGAAGGCCGACGACGAGCGCGCGATGCTGCTCGAGGTCATCGGGGCGGAGCTGCTGGAGGAGTCCGACCTGAGCGCGCCGCCCGCGCGCCTGACCGAGTTCGACCCCGAGCTCGTGATCGCATCGCCCGGCTTCCACCCCGACCATCCACTGCTCGCCTGGGCGGACGGCCGCGGCACGCAGATCTGGGGAGACGTCGAGCTGGCCTGGCGTCTGCGCGACAAAGTGGGCGCGCCGGCCGACTGGATCGCCGTCACGGGCACAAACGGCAAGACCACGACCGTGCAGCTCACCGCGACCATGCTCGTCGCCGGCGGATACCGCGCCGCCCCGTGCGGCAACATCGGCATCCCGGTGCTCGACGCCATCCGCGACCCGCAGGGATTCGACGTGCTCGTGGTCGAGCTGTCCAGCTACCAGCTGCACTGGGTGAACAGGAACGCGGGAGGGGAGCTCTCTCCCTATTCCGCTGCCTGCTTGAACATCGCGGACGACCACCTCGACTGGCACGGCTCGCTCGACGCGTACAAGGCGGCGAAGGCGAAGGTCTACCAGAACGCCCAGGTCGCCTGCGTCTACAACAAGGCCGACCTCGCGACGCGGGAGATGGTCGAGGAGGCCGAGGTGATCGACGGCGCGCGCGCCATCGGCTTCGGGCTCGACGTCCCCGGCCCGAGCGACTTCGGCATCGTCGATGGCATCCTCTGCGACCGCGCCTTCCTCGAAGACCGGTTCACGACCGCCATCGAGCTGACCACGCTCGACGAACTGCGCGAGGCCGGGCTCGCCGCCCCGCACGTCGTCGCCAACATCCTCGCGGCCAGCGCGCTCGCCCGCTCGTACGGGGTCGAGCCCATCGCCATCCGGGATGTGCTGTCCGCGTTCCGCCTGGACGCCCACCGCATCGAGCTGGTGCGCATCGAGGCCGGCGTGCACTGGGTCGACGACTCGAAGGCCACCAACCCGCACGCGGCGGATGCGTCGCTGCGCGCGTACGAGTCCGTGGTCTGGGTGGCGGGCGGCCTGCTCAAGGGCGTCGACATCGACGAGCTGGTCCGCGCCCACGTCGGCCGGCTCCGCGCCGTCGTGCTGATCGGCGTCGACAGGGATGCGCTGCGCTCGGCATTCGCGCGACACGCCCCCGGCCTGCCCGTCTACGAGGTGGACGCCGACGAGACTGATGATGTGATGCCGACGGCGGTCAGGCTGGCCGGCGGCGTCGCACAGGCGGGGGACACCGTCCTCCTCGCTCCTGCTGCGGCGTCGATGGACCAGTTCTCCGACTACGCAGAGCGAGGCCGCCGCTTCCAGGCGGCCGTCAACGAGTTCTTTGGAGGTGAGGCGGGTGACCAATCCGCCTCGCACCCTGGAGAGGCCTGA
- the ftsZ gene encoding cell division protein FtsZ — protein MTSNQNYLAVIKVVGIGGGGVNAVNRMIELGLRGVEFIAINTDAQALLMSDADVKLDVGREITRGLGAGADPEVGRRAAEDHAEEIEEALAGADMVFVTAGEGGGTGTGGAPVVARIAKSIGALTIGVVTKPFGFEGKRRSEQAEAGVQRLKEEVDTLIVVPNDRLLEISDRGISMLEAFSTADQVLLAGVQGITDLITTPGLINLDFADVKSVMQGAGSALMGIGSSRGADRAIKAAELAVASPLLEASIDGAHGVLLSIQGGSNLGIFEINDAARLVQEAVHPEANIIFGAVIDDTLGDEVRVTVIAAGFDGGEPNAKTQLAEARRTTFVEAGDDDGLASTAALDAEDIPSPSTDAWSAGESPVSDAAPKDPAFDDENDDLDIPDFLK, from the coding sequence GTGACATCAAATCAGAACTACCTCGCCGTGATCAAAGTCGTCGGCATCGGCGGTGGCGGCGTCAACGCCGTCAACCGGATGATCGAACTCGGGCTTCGCGGCGTCGAGTTCATCGCCATCAACACGGATGCGCAAGCACTGCTGATGAGCGACGCGGACGTCAAGCTCGACGTCGGCCGTGAGATCACCCGCGGGCTCGGCGCCGGAGCGGACCCCGAGGTCGGCCGCCGTGCTGCGGAGGACCACGCGGAGGAGATCGAGGAAGCGCTCGCCGGCGCGGACATGGTCTTCGTCACCGCGGGCGAGGGCGGCGGAACCGGCACGGGCGGCGCGCCCGTCGTCGCGCGCATCGCCAAGTCGATCGGCGCGCTCACCATCGGTGTCGTCACCAAGCCGTTCGGCTTCGAGGGCAAGCGCCGCTCGGAGCAGGCGGAGGCCGGTGTGCAGCGCCTGAAGGAAGAGGTCGACACCCTCATCGTGGTGCCGAACGACCGGCTGCTGGAGATCAGCGACCGCGGGATCAGCATGCTCGAGGCGTTCTCCACCGCCGACCAGGTGCTCCTCGCCGGTGTCCAGGGCATCACCGACCTCATCACCACCCCGGGCCTCATCAACCTCGACTTCGCCGACGTGAAGTCGGTCATGCAGGGCGCGGGCTCCGCGCTCATGGGCATCGGCTCCTCGCGCGGCGCCGACCGTGCTATCAAGGCGGCGGAACTCGCCGTGGCGTCCCCGCTGCTCGAAGCGAGCATCGACGGAGCCCATGGCGTGCTGCTCTCCATCCAGGGTGGCTCGAACCTCGGCATCTTCGAGATCAACGACGCCGCCCGCCTGGTCCAGGAGGCCGTGCACCCGGAGGCCAACATCATCTTCGGCGCCGTCATCGACGACACCCTCGGTGACGAGGTGCGCGTGACGGTCATCGCCGCCGGATTCGACGGAGGGGAGCCGAACGCCAAGACGCAGCTCGCCGAAGCGCGCCGCACCACCTTCGTGGAGGCCGGAGACGACGACGGACTGGCGAGCACCGCTGCGCTCGACGCCGAGGACATCCCATCCCCGTCCACCGACGCCTGGTCGGCGGGGGAGAGCCCCGTGTCCGACGCCGCGCCCAAGGACCCAGCCTTCGACGACGAGAATGACGACCTCGACATCCCCGACTTCCTCAAGTAG
- the ftsW gene encoding putative lipid II flippase FtsW has translation MTNPPRTLERPDLGKSGASSSKLAGLTARISLGKAVQAESANYFLLLGITLFMVVFGLVMVLSSSSVESHNDTDNFFSRFWSQGAYALIGLPLMFLVSRLPSRFWKKTIWFFLAIACFLQLLVLFTPLGMEIGGNRNWLKVGSQTLQPSEAIKVALVVWLGVVLARKKDMLWQWKHVAVPVVPIGGGAILLVTLGGDLGTTMIMAAIVLGALFFAGVRLRHLAVGTLGIAVLAFLVAISSESRLGRIAALFGGSSAANPDVNWQIDNGFYALASGGVFGVGLGNSHSKWSWLPAADTDFIFAIIGEELGLIGAAVVLILFVLLAIVFLRIIHASTDPFARVTTAAIMVWLIGQAFVNIAVVLGVIPVLGVPLPLISAGGTAMISSMIAIGIVLSFARETGREARRERVANGSAE, from the coding sequence GTGACCAATCCGCCTCGCACCCTGGAGAGGCCTGACCTCGGGAAATCCGGAGCCTCCTCGTCGAAGCTCGCCGGTCTGACGGCACGGATCTCGCTCGGCAAAGCCGTCCAGGCCGAATCGGCCAACTACTTCCTGCTGCTCGGCATCACCCTGTTCATGGTGGTGTTCGGCCTGGTGATGGTGCTCTCGTCGTCGTCGGTCGAGTCGCACAACGACACGGACAACTTCTTCTCCCGGTTCTGGTCCCAGGGCGCGTACGCGCTGATCGGCCTCCCGCTGATGTTCCTCGTCTCGCGCCTGCCCAGCAGGTTCTGGAAGAAGACCATCTGGTTCTTCCTCGCCATCGCCTGCTTCCTGCAACTGCTCGTGCTCTTCACCCCGCTCGGGATGGAGATCGGCGGCAACCGCAACTGGCTGAAGGTCGGATCGCAGACCCTTCAGCCGTCCGAGGCGATCAAGGTCGCGCTCGTCGTCTGGCTGGGCGTGGTGCTGGCCCGCAAGAAGGACATGCTCTGGCAGTGGAAGCACGTCGCCGTGCCCGTCGTGCCGATCGGCGGAGGCGCCATCCTGCTCGTCACCCTCGGCGGCGACCTGGGAACGACCATGATCATGGCGGCCATCGTGCTCGGTGCGCTGTTCTTCGCCGGTGTGCGGCTCAGGCACTTGGCCGTCGGGACGCTCGGGATCGCCGTGCTCGCGTTCCTCGTCGCGATCTCCAGCGAGTCGCGGCTCGGCCGCATCGCCGCGCTCTTCGGCGGATCGTCCGCGGCCAACCCCGACGTCAACTGGCAGATCGACAACGGCTTCTACGCGCTCGCCTCCGGCGGCGTGTTCGGCGTCGGGCTGGGAAACTCGCACTCCAAGTGGTCGTGGCTCCCCGCGGCGGACACCGACTTCATCTTCGCGATCATCGGCGAGGAGCTCGGACTCATCGGCGCGGCGGTCGTGCTCATCCTGTTCGTGCTGCTCGCCATCGTGTTCCTGCGCATCATCCACGCCTCCACCGACCCGTTCGCGCGGGTGACGACGGCGGCGATCATGGTGTGGCTGATCGGCCAGGCGTTCGTGAACATCGCGGTGGTCCTGGGGGTGATCCCGGTGCTCGGCGTGCCACTCCCACTGATCTCTGCGGGAGGCACTGCGATGATTAGTTCCATGATCGCCATCGGTATCGTCCTGTCCTTCGCCCGGGAGACCGGCCGGGAGGCGCGCCGCGAGCGCGTCGCGAACGGCTCGGCGGAGTGA
- the murC gene encoding UDP-N-acetylmuramate--L-alanine ligase — translation MIKPDLTMTLPDELGALHFVGIGGSGMSGIARLFLEAGYTVTGSDARESANVVALRELGATIAIGHDAANVGDADTLVVTGALWQDNPEYQLALAKGLPVLHRSQALAWLIHGKRLVSVAGAHGKTTSTGMIVTGLLGLGEDPSFVNGGVIESLGKSSQAGSGELFVVEADESDGSFLLYDTAVALITNVDPDHLDHYGSLQAFEDAFVTFAREASELVVVSSDDAGATHVTAKLRAEAPDKRIVTFGEAQDAVVRVHSIVTDGPVAFTLSYDGAEYSAQLRVPGRHNAINAAGAFAVLTGLGFEPAASLAAIAEFGGTERRFELHGTVGGVSVYDDYAHHPTEVAAALSAARTVVGSGRIIAVHQPHLYSRTRLFAQEFAETLETYADETVVLDVYGAREDPEPGVTGALVADRFAHPEHVAFIADWQAAADHTADIARDGDFVITLGCGDVYRIVPQLLDSLRRVRE, via the coding sequence GTGATCAAACCCGACCTCACCATGACGCTCCCCGACGAGCTCGGCGCCCTGCACTTCGTGGGCATCGGCGGTTCGGGCATGAGCGGCATCGCCCGCCTGTTCCTCGAGGCCGGGTACACGGTGACCGGTTCGGACGCCCGCGAGTCCGCCAACGTCGTCGCCCTCCGCGAGCTCGGCGCGACCATCGCGATCGGGCACGATGCGGCGAACGTCGGCGACGCGGACACGCTCGTGGTCACCGGTGCGCTCTGGCAGGACAATCCGGAGTACCAGCTCGCCCTCGCCAAGGGACTGCCGGTGCTGCACCGCTCGCAGGCACTCGCCTGGCTGATCCACGGCAAGCGTCTCGTCTCCGTGGCCGGAGCGCACGGCAAGACCACGTCGACCGGCATGATCGTCACGGGTCTGCTCGGCCTGGGCGAGGACCCGAGCTTCGTCAACGGCGGTGTGATCGAGTCGCTGGGCAAGAGCTCGCAGGCCGGCTCCGGCGAACTGTTCGTCGTCGAGGCCGACGAGTCGGACGGCTCGTTCCTCCTCTACGACACGGCGGTCGCGCTGATCACCAACGTCGATCCCGACCACCTCGACCACTACGGCTCGCTGCAGGCCTTCGAGGACGCCTTCGTCACGTTCGCCCGCGAGGCGAGCGAGCTGGTGGTCGTCTCGTCCGACGACGCGGGTGCCACCCACGTCACGGCGAAGCTGCGCGCCGAGGCGCCGGACAAGCGCATCGTGACCTTCGGCGAGGCCCAGGATGCCGTCGTCCGCGTCCACTCGATCGTCACGGACGGCCCCGTCGCCTTCACGCTCTCCTACGACGGCGCGGAATACTCCGCGCAGTTGCGCGTGCCCGGCCGTCACAACGCGATCAACGCAGCCGGCGCCTTCGCCGTGCTCACCGGACTCGGCTTCGAGCCCGCAGCGTCGCTCGCCGCCATCGCCGAGTTCGGCGGCACGGAGCGCCGCTTCGAGCTGCACGGCACCGTCGGCGGCGTGAGCGTCTACGACGACTACGCCCACCACCCGACCGAGGTCGCCGCCGCCCTGTCCGCTGCGCGCACGGTCGTCGGCTCCGGCAGGATCATCGCCGTGCACCAGCCGCACCTCTACAGCCGCACCCGCCTGTTCGCGCAGGAGTTCGCGGAGACGCTCGAGACGTACGCGGACGAGACGGTCGTCCTCGACGTCTACGGCGCCAGGGAGGATCCGGAGCCCGGCGTGACGGGGGCGCTCGTCGCCGACCGCTTCGCGCATCCGGAGCACGTCGCGTTCATCGCGGACTGGCAGGCCGCCGCCGACCACACGGCCGACATCGCCCGCGACGGCGACTTCGTCATCACGCTCGGCTGCGGCGACGTGTACCGCATCGTCCCGCAGCTGCTCGACTCGCTCCGCCGCGTCCGAGAGTAG
- a CDS encoding UDP-N-acetylglucosamine--N-acetylmuramyl-(pentapeptide) pyrophosphoryl-undecaprenol N-acetylglucosamine transferase → MTSYLLAGGGTAGHVNPLLAVADRLRRDDPSAEVLVLGTAEGLEARLVPDRGYELATIPKLPFPRRPNAAALRFPGEYRKTIRTVTSLIRERGIDAVVGFGGYASAPAYSAARKAGVPLVLHEANAKPGLANRLGARYTSHVGVAFDGTKLPHATFVGMPLRVEIEELDRAAARPLAAAEFGLDAARPTLLVTGGSLGARRINRTIADRADAIVAAGYQILHIQGGRGELTDPGIEHYRLIEYCDRMDLAFALTDVAVARAGAATVSEFAALGIPAVYVPFPVGNGEQRFNAAGVVQAGGGILVDDAAFLPSWVDEKLLPLLGDGDGRAVAEMGARAASAGVRDGSDRMVSLIRSAL, encoded by the coding sequence GTGACCAGCTACCTTCTGGCCGGCGGGGGCACCGCCGGTCACGTGAACCCGTTGCTCGCCGTCGCCGATCGGCTCCGCCGCGACGATCCCTCGGCGGAGGTGCTCGTCCTCGGCACGGCGGAGGGCCTCGAGGCCCGGCTGGTGCCCGACCGCGGGTACGAGCTCGCGACCATCCCGAAGCTGCCGTTCCCGCGGAGGCCGAACGCTGCGGCTCTGCGGTTCCCCGGCGAGTACCGCAAAACGATCCGCACGGTGACCTCCCTCATCCGGGAGCGCGGCATCGACGCCGTCGTCGGCTTCGGCGGATACGCGTCGGCTCCCGCGTACTCCGCGGCGCGGAAGGCCGGTGTGCCGCTGGTGCTGCACGAGGCGAACGCGAAGCCGGGGCTCGCCAACCGGCTCGGCGCCCGGTACACCTCCCACGTCGGCGTCGCGTTCGACGGCACGAAGCTCCCGCACGCCACCTTCGTCGGCATGCCGCTGCGCGTGGAGATCGAGGAGCTGGACAGGGCGGCAGCGCGGCCGCTCGCCGCCGCCGAGTTCGGCCTCGACGCCGCTCGTCCGACGCTGCTCGTCACCGGAGGCTCGCTCGGCGCCCGCCGGATCAACAGGACCATCGCAGACCGTGCGGACGCCATCGTCGCCGCCGGGTACCAGATCCTGCACATCCAGGGCGGCCGCGGCGAGCTGACGGACCCCGGCATCGAGCACTACCGCCTGATCGAGTACTGCGACAGGATGGACCTCGCCTTCGCGCTGACCGACGTCGCCGTCGCACGCGCAGGAGCGGCGACCGTGTCCGAGTTCGCCGCCCTGGGCATCCCCGCCGTCTACGTGCCGTTCCCCGTCGGGAACGGCGAGCAGCGATTCAACGCGGCCGGTGTCGTGCAGGCCGGCGGGGGAATCCTCGTCGACGACGCCGCGTTCCTCCCGTCGTGGGTGGATGAGAAGCTGCTCCCTCTGCTCGGCGACGGCGACGGCCGTGCCGTCGCGGAGATGGGCGCGCGCGCCGCGAGCGCGGGAGTCCGTGACGGTTCCGACCGCATGGTGTCGCTCATCCGAAGCGCGCTCTAA
- a CDS encoding YggS family pyridoxal phosphate-dependent enzyme, with the protein MTTSTSPTSSSSPLAERLGAVRAGIDDAARAAGRSPEELTTIVVTKFHPASLVRELAGLGVHDVGENRHQEAQAKAAELADLDLRWHFVGQLQSKKARQARAYASVIHSVDRVSLVDALRSDESDVDCFVQLNLTDDPARGGVADRDLEPLVDHVLATPGLRLLGVMAVAPIDEQPRRAFERVLLASERVRRIAPDAVSISAGMSQDYADAIAEGATHLRIGTAITGNRPQPG; encoded by the coding sequence ATGACGACCTCGACATCCCCGACTTCCTCAAGTAGCCCGCTCGCCGAGCGGCTCGGCGCCGTGCGGGCCGGCATCGACGATGCCGCCCGCGCCGCCGGGCGTTCGCCGGAGGAACTGACGACGATCGTCGTCACCAAGTTCCATCCGGCGTCGCTCGTGCGCGAGCTTGCCGGGCTCGGCGTGCACGACGTGGGGGAGAACCGCCACCAGGAGGCGCAGGCCAAGGCGGCGGAACTCGCCGACCTCGACCTGCGCTGGCACTTCGTCGGGCAGCTGCAGAGCAAAAAGGCGAGGCAGGCGCGTGCGTACGCGTCCGTCATCCACTCGGTCGACCGCGTGTCGCTGGTGGATGCTCTGCGCTCCGACGAGTCGGACGTCGACTGCTTCGTGCAGCTCAACCTCACCGACGACCCGGCACGCGGCGGCGTCGCCGACCGCGATCTCGAACCGCTGGTCGACCACGTCCTCGCCACACCCGGGCTGCGCCTGCTCGGTGTGATGGCCGTCGCTCCGATCGACGAGCAGCCGAGGCGGGCGTTCGAGCGCGTCCTGCTGGCGAGCGAGCGCGTGCGCCGCATCGCGCCGGACGCGGTGAGCATCTCCGCCGGGATGTCGCAGGACTACGCGGACGCCATCGCGGAAGGGGCGACACACCTTCGTATTGGCACCGCCATTACCGGGAATCGCCCGCAGCCCGGTTAA
- a CDS encoding FtsQ-type POTRA domain-containing protein, with protein sequence MKRPQGFDPSAVSAQPPVAPPTQQAPERRAPRSTATTEPIPIIPQRVDEQPAAQETTQQTAQQPSTGHADAYDRLPSNREISRELRRARKERAKVERGEVRRFTKRSRRRKIAWFSAAGVVVALVLGVALTAFSPLMALRTIDVTGTSRLDVSAVKKALSDQLGKPLPLVDQGAIRGDLAAFPLIRSYSVESHPPNTIVVRIVERQPIGVLQSGNTFTLVDAAKVSIATAQARQDGYPLITASGAAAERDAKSGFAAAAEVLGALPADLLARVDTISATTADDVSFTLRDSGAKVVWGSAEDSDLKAADLSALLKSASNASTFDVSSPHSVTTG encoded by the coding sequence GTGAAGCGTCCCCAGGGGTTCGACCCGTCGGCTGTCTCCGCGCAGCCGCCGGTCGCGCCGCCGACCCAGCAGGCGCCGGAGCGGAGGGCTCCGCGCAGCACGGCGACGACCGAGCCCATCCCGATCATCCCGCAGCGGGTGGATGAGCAGCCCGCCGCCCAGGAGACGACACAGCAGACGGCGCAGCAGCCCTCCACAGGCCACGCGGACGCGTACGATCGCCTTCCCTCCAACCGCGAGATCAGCCGCGAGCTGCGCCGCGCCAGGAAAGAGAGGGCGAAGGTCGAGCGCGGGGAGGTCCGCCGCTTCACCAAGCGGTCCAGGCGCAGGAAGATCGCCTGGTTCTCCGCCGCCGGCGTGGTGGTCGCGCTCGTGCTCGGTGTCGCACTGACCGCGTTCTCCCCGCTGATGGCGCTGCGCACGATCGACGTCACGGGAACCTCCCGGCTCGACGTCTCCGCGGTGAAGAAGGCGCTCTCCGACCAGCTCGGCAAACCGCTCCCGCTCGTCGACCAGGGTGCGATCCGCGGCGACCTGGCCGCGTTCCCGCTGATCAGGAGCTACAGCGTCGAGAGCCACCCGCCGAACACCATCGTCGTCAGGATCGTCGAACGCCAGCCGATCGGCGTGCTGCAGAGCGGGAACACCTTCACCCTGGTGGATGCGGCGAAGGTGTCGATCGCGACCGCTCAGGCCAGGCAGGACGGCTACCCGCTGATCACCGCATCCGGTGCTGCGGCGGAGCGCGACGCCAAGTCGGGATTCGCGGCGGCCGCCGAGGTGCTCGGAGCGCTTCCCGCCGACCTGCTCGCGCGGGTGGACACCATCTCGGCGACGACGGCGGACGATGTGAGCTTCACTCTGCGCGACAGCGGTGCGAAAGTGGTGTGGGGAAGCGCGGAGGACTCGGATCTGAAGGCGGCGGACCTGTCCGCCCTGTTGAAGAGCGCATCCAACGCGAGCACCTTCGATGTCTCGTCGCCGCACAGCGTGACGACGGGATAG